In Sulfitobacter guttiformis, the genomic stretch AGGCTCGGCACCGTAAAGCTTGATGATGTCCATGGTGGCCATCGCAAGACCAGCACCATTCACCATACAACCGATTTCACCGTCGAGCGCGATGTAGTTAAGATCGTACTTGGAAGCTTCCAGCTCTTTGCTGTCCTCTTCTGTGGTATCACGCAGTTCAGCCACTTCGGGCTGACGGTACATCGCGTTACCGTCAAAGGACACTTTCGCATCGAGCACTTTGAGATCGCCGGAATCTGTGACGATCAGCGGGTTGATTTCAAGCATTTCCATATCGCGCTCAATGAACGCTTTGTAGAGCAGTCCCATCAGGCTCACGCACTGCTTTACAGCTTTTCCTGTGAGACCAAGTTCGAACGCAATGCGGCGACCGTGAAATGCCTGAAATCCAGTTGCGGGATCGACTGAAAAGTTGATGATTTTCTCTGGCGTGTTTTCCGCGACTTCTTCGATGTCCATGCCACCCTCGGTGGAGCAGACAAAGCCTACGCGCGATGTTTCGCGGTCAACCAACAGTGCAAGGTAAAGCTCTGTTTCGATACCGGAGCCGTCTTCGATGTATACGCGGTTGACCTGCTTACCTGCTGGTCCGGTCTGGTGCGTGACCAATGTGCGGCCCAGCATTTTCTTCGCTTCCTCGGCGGCCTCGGCCACGGACTTTGTCAGACGAACGCCGCCTGCTTCCCCGGCACCGGCCTCTTTGAACTTGCCTTTGCCACGGCCACCTGCGTGGATTTGCGCCTTTACCACCCAGAGCGGGCCGCCCAGCTCTGCTGCGGCGGATTTTGCGTCTTCGGCTTTGAGCACGACACGCCCGTCCGAGACTGGTGCGCCGTAGCTGCGCAGGAGAGCTTTTGCCTGATATTCGTGGATGTTCATAAGCGACGGTCCCGTCTTTGGTTCAGATTTATGCGTGGTATACGCAAGGTGCGTAATAATTCCTGAACAGCATTTCCCAGCCAGAGGTAATAATCCAGTGCAAAGTGACATTTGTGATCACGCAGGAAATTTGTGTGATCACAAAATGATGGATATCAGCGGAAAACTGCGTGACCGTGCGGGAGACTGGTCACCTTTTTGCAAAAGATAGAATTAATCTTCCTCAAAAGCGGCGCAAAATATGAAATTCAGGGTTGTTCGGGGAAGGTGTGCCAAGTGCCAAACCGGATTCGATGCGGCTATGCCTGTCCATAGAGTTATAGGAAAGGTTGGCCTGCGAAAATCGGAACGCAGGCCAACGTTGTTTAGAGAGGCATCAGCGCCCAATAGTCGAGATCGAGCAGGACCGTAGGCAAGTATTTGCCATCCTCACTGCGCAGGGCGAATGCTTCGCCTCCTTTAGTTGCGACCAGACGCAAGCGGATCGCTCCAACGCCGGGGGCAGAAGTTTCCGCTTTGTCGAGCACCTCGGACCATGCGCGGATGGTGTCGCCCGCAAGGCAGGGATTGGCATGTGCGCCGCCATTGAGGCCCACAACCATTTGCGCATTTGCCAGCCCATTGAAGGACAGCGCACGCGCCATAGAAATCACGTGACCGCCATAGATCAGGCGGGTGCCATCGGGGCGCGCGGACGTGTCGAAATGCACCTTGGCCGTGTTTTGCCAGAGGCGGGTGGCCATCATATGTTCGGCTTCTTCAATGGTGACGCCGTCGATGTGGTCTATTTTCTCGCCTATATCATAATCTGCCATGCGGTGCGCTTCTCCTGAAAGCGCAAAGTTGTAGCTGGTAAAGTCGAGACCTTCGGGGATCACAAGATCTGTCGCCTTGATCGCATCCGTGAGGGGGGGCACGACCGTTTCGGGGGCGGGCGCGCTGGTGTCGCGTTTGCGAACCATAACCCAGCGGACATATTCCATCACAGGCTGGTCGTGCTGGTTTAATCCAGTTGTACGTACATAGAGTACGCCGGTTTTTCCGTTCGAGTTTTCCTTCAGGCCGATAACTTCAGATTCGGAACGGAGGGTGTCACCGGGCCAAACTGGCAGCAGCCAGCGCCCTTGAGCGTATCCAAGGTTGGCCACAGCGTTTAAAGATACGTCGGGCACGGATTTCCCGAACACGACATGAAACGCGATCATATCGTCGAGGGGGCTGAAGGGGAGGCCGCAATCTTGGGCAAATTTGTCTGAAGAATAGAGCGCGTGGCGTGCGGGGTAGAGGGCATGATAAAGTGCGCGTTCGCCCATTTTGACAGTACGCGGCACAGCATGGGTTAGGATTTGACCGATCCGGTAATCCTCAAAGAAATTACCGGCGTTCGTTTTAGGAGCGTTGGTTTTCATCATTTCAATACGCGCCCAGTTTAGTCTCGGGGGTATACGTGCCTTCGACTTCTTTTACGACACTTTGTCCGCAGCGCATTATGCCTGCGGCGTGGTCCCATGTCTGGGTCGGGGAGCCATAAAGCTCCCAGCCCCTGTTGAGTGCATCGGTGACTTTGTGACAAAATGCGGAGGTGTCTTCCTCCGACAGGAAACGGTAAAGCTTCATTGTATAGGGATCTTTCAGGAAAAGGGATTTACGCCGAGAAGGATGTGAATGCTGCTGATTACAACAAGCATCACGAGGCTGATAACGGCGAGACGGATATAAGTGGCGCGACCGGCGGGGGCGGGGGCGGTCCAAGCAGGCTCTGCGCGGTTGATCAAAATGACCGATCCAACGGCCCATGCTAGCATGCCACCGAACAGAATGATCGAGGCAAGGTCACCGTTGACCAGCAAATGGGCAGCAGCCCAGATCTTTACCGCCAGCAGTTGCGGATGGCGGGTTTTAGAAGCGGGCCATGCCTTAGCCTCTTTGGCAGCAGACGAGCCATAGACCCAAAGCGCGAAGATCATTGCGAGATTGTTGATGCCGGTGAGGAAAGCGGGTGGGTACCAAATATCTATTATTTCGGCGCTGCGGTAGCCGATGATCATCAGGGCAAGGGAGGCGACGATCGCAATCGCGATAGCACCTTTGCCCGCATTGCCGATCGCCGCACGTTGGGCTGGCATCAGGCGTTTGAAATAATGGGCGGCGATCCAGAGGATCAGACCGAGGATCAGAAGGGTCATTGTGGCTACTCCGTGCCGAGGGCGTTGATTGCATCCAGCTTTGCCAGTGTTTCGCGTGCTGTGGCAACATGTAGATTTTCGACGATGCGGCCATCAACAACGGCAACGCCCTGTCCGGTTGCTTCACATTCCTCGAACGCTTCAATCTGCCGGCGGGCAAGATCGACCTCGGACTCTGAGGGAGAGAAGGCTGCGTTTGCGACCTCGAGCTGGGCAGGATGAATCAGCGTCTTGCCGTCAAAACCCATATCACGACCCTGCTCACATTCGAGCTTCAGACCCTCGTCATCCTTGAACGCATTATAGACCCCGTCAATGAGCGCAATGCCGTGGGCCTTGCCCGCCAATACACAAAGGCCCAAACCTGTAAGCATTGGCAAGCGATCGGCGCGGGCACGGCATTGCAGTTCCTTGGCCAGATCGTTGGTTCCCATGACCATGCATTCGAGGAGGCGGTGTGCTGCGATGGCTGGCGCGTTGAGCATACCAGCAGGTGTTTCCATCATTGCCCACAGAGGTATGTCACCCACGATTTCGGCCAGCGCTTCGAGGTCAGCAGGTGAATTCACTTTTGGCAGCAAGATAGCGTCCGCGCCCATCGCGGCGGCCGCTTTTGCATCATCGGCGCCCCATTTTGTGTCCAGCCCGTTGATGCGGATGATCTTCATTCGCGTGCCGTAGCCGCCCGTTTTCAGCGCTTCGCCAAGTGTTTCGCGCGCCGATACTTTCTCTTCGGGTATCACTGCATCCTCTAGGTCGAAGATTATGGCGTCAGCGGACAGACCGCGTGCCTTGTCGAGTGCGCGGGGTTTGGAGCCGGGGATATAGAGAACGGAACGCAAAGGGCGGGTGATTGCAGGCATGAGAGGCTCCTTAGTAAATTTGGTTGCGCAATAAAGTTGCGCATAGAGGGGCATTTTAGGCGGTAAACTGCAAGCCAATTCGCGCCGCAGCGCAGCGGGAAACAGACCCGCAACACAGCGCGGACGCAGCGTTAGCTGCGTTTTCAGGGCTTGTGGAGCAGGGTCAGGGCACTGTCGGAAAGTGCTGGGGGTCGATAAGCCGATCGCTTGTCTGACAGTCCAAGGATCAACTGGCGGGGCGGGCATTCCCGCCGCAGCACACTGGAAGGGCACTGACATGAAACGGATTACTAAACTACTGCACCTTGCCGCGCTAACCGGAGCGGCAGTTGTGTATCTTTCTTCAACACAACAACTTGCTGCACGGTCACAACCAAATTGCGGTCCCCGCGATGCGGTACTGGCCCAATTGGCGGAGCGCTACGGCGAGACACGCCGGTCTATAGGGATCGGATCTAACAATGCTGTCGTCGAGACGTTCGCAAGCGATGAGACCGGTAGTTGGACCATTTTGGTAACGCTTCCGAGCGGATTGACCTGCCTTGTCGCCTCCGGCCAATCATTCGAGCACGTCGTTGAAGCGCTGCCGTCCAAAGGTAGTGACGCCTGAGCGTGGCCAGCGGTCAGGTCAACCCGTCCCAGATGAGTTTTGTGCCTGTAAGCAAAAGCAATACATAAGTAAGCGCGAAAAATGCACGCTCCGGCACGATCCGGTGCGCGCGTACCCCAAGCCATGCGCCAAGCAAAGCAAAGGGTGCAAGCACCAGATTGGCCTGCACGGTTTCCAGCGTGAACATACCGAGAAAGGCATAGGGAATAAATTTCGCAATGTTCACCGCCCAAAAGATTAGCACGGACGTTGCCTGATATCCGGTTTTATCCAGCCCTCGCGACAGCAGGAATACGGCCGCAGGCGGGCCGCCTGCATGGCTGACGAAGCTGGTGAAGCCCACAGTAATGCCCGCAACAAGGCCGGCGCCATCCGACATATGCCGCTGGCCCATCCGCAACCAGCCCCGTTTGACGCTGATCTGCCACATGACAAACCCGACAGACACGACACCGATCAGGAGCCGCAGAAAATCAGGTGAGGCTATGCGGTAGAGGGCGGCGCCAAGGACAACTCCGGGCAGTGCGCCTGAAATCACCAAAACCGCCTCACGGCGGTGCCAGCGGCCCCAATAGGGTCTGAGCGAGGCCACATCGATCAGCATCAGCAGCGGCAGCATCACACCAAGGGCCAGACCCGGATCAACTACAATCGCCAGAACAGAGGAAGCCGCAAAAGCCGCCCCCGAGCCGAACCCGCCTTTGGAGATCCCTGCAAACAATACTGCAGGGCCTGCGATGGCAAAGAACCACAGGTCGAGAATGAGCATCTATGCCTCTTGAATTTGCGCGTTTGTGCTTATGTGTGACATGTAGTTGACTGCTGACCAACTGCTGATTTCGGATATTTGTCCTTTGGGAGGACCACATTATGAACAGTTTTTTTACCTCGGCCGCATTGATGGTCGCTTTGGCTGGCCCGGCGTTCGCTCAGTCTCAGGAAACTGAGGTCGGGAGTGTGAAGATGTCCGAGGCCAGCCTGCTGGTAGGCGAGATGATCGGCGAGGCTGTCTATAACTTTCGGGGCCGTCCCAATACAGAAGAGCGGATGCCCCTGTCAGGACTGGAACGGTTCGAGCGGGTCGCGACGATCAAGGATGTGATGATTAACGCTGACGGCACTGTCGAGGCGCTGGTGCTGAGTGTGGGTGGCTTTTGGGGGCTGGCAGATCATGAAGTGACGGCCGCGATCGATGGCGTCAGTGTTGTCACCGATGTGCGGGGGGACAAATATTTTGTGATCTACGCCTACGATGAAACTCTTCGTAGCGCGCCGCGGTTTAACAAGTTCGACATCGAGTGAGTGCACGTTGACATTGTAAACAAGGCTGGCGCGGAAGCACAAATTAATTTCACACTTTTGTGAAAATACTGGAACCATTTTGTCGCAGCAGGAGTTGGTATGTCAGAAGTTACGATGATATAACAACAACTTAGGAGATATATGATGAAAAAGTTTCTGACATCCACCGCAGTAATTCTGGCAATGACCGCACCTGCATTTGCGGAGTCACACTCAGCTGCGACGACTGACACAGATGCTGCTGTAAGCACCGATACAAACGCCGCAACGGCAGATACCAATGTTGCAACAACAAGCGACACAAACGTTGTCACAACAGACATGAACATGGAAATCGGTTCGGTGATGGCGCAGCCAACTGACCTGTTTGCATCGAACCTGATCGGCATGCGTATTTACAGCGTGGAAGCCGACATGGACTACAATGCCGAAGTTGCGGATGGCGCTGAGACAGAATGGGACGACCTTGGCGAGATCAACGACATCATCGTGACTGCAGACGGTCGGGTCTCGGCTGTGATTCTCGGCATCGGCGGGTTCCTCGGCATAGGCGAGCGTGACGTGTCTGTTCCAATGGGTGCAATCAACTTTGTACAAGAAGAAGGTGATAGCGATGATTACTTCTTGGTCGTGAAAAGCTCGAAAGAGCAGCTGGAAGCAGCACCGGCCTTTGAGCGCGACGCCATGTAAATCGCAATTTGTTCTGTGACTTCAATCCCCTGAAGAAATCGGAACAATAGCGTGAGACCGGAAAGGCCATCCATATCGGATGGCCTTTTTGTATATGTGCAACTGCACGGGTCCAGTCATCTTGCGCGCGGGAGGTGAAGGGTTTATCCCCCCACCCAACGCAAACCTCATGGAGTACAGCACAATGGCAAGAGCCAAGATTGCACTGATCGGCGCGGGTAACATCGGTGGCACACTTGCCCACCTCGCCGCTGTTAAAGAACTGGGTGACGTAGTGATGTTCGACATCGCGGACGGTCTGCCACAAGGCAAAGCCCTTGATATTGCCGAATCCGGCCCCTCGGCAGGGTTCGACGCTGCCATGTCCGGTACGTCAGACTATGCAGATATCGCAGGCGCGGACGTCTGCATCGTCACCGCAGGTGTTGCGCGAAAGCCAGGCATGAGCCGTGATGATCTTCTGGGAATCAACCTCA encodes the following:
- the sucC gene encoding ADP-forming succinate--CoA ligase subunit beta gives rise to the protein MNIHEYQAKALLRSYGAPVSDGRVVLKAEDAKSAAAELGGPLWVVKAQIHAGGRGKGKFKEAGAGEAGGVRLTKSVAEAAEEAKKMLGRTLVTHQTGPAGKQVNRVYIEDGSGIETELYLALLVDRETSRVGFVCSTEGGMDIEEVAENTPEKIINFSVDPATGFQAFHGRRIAFELGLTGKAVKQCVSLMGLLYKAFIERDMEMLEINPLIVTDSGDLKVLDAKVSFDGNAMYRQPEVAELRDTTEEDSKELEASKYDLNYIALDGEIGCMVNGAGLAMATMDIIKLYGAEPANFLDVGGGATKEKVTEAFKIITSDPQVKGILVNIFGGIMRCDVIAEGVVAAVKEVGLKVPLVVRLEGTNVEEGKAIINNSGLDVIAAENLKDGAQKIVKAVKG
- a CDS encoding MaoC family dehydratase, whose translation is MMKTNAPKTNAGNFFEDYRIGQILTHAVPRTVKMGERALYHALYPARHALYSSDKFAQDCGLPFSPLDDMIAFHVVFGKSVPDVSLNAVANLGYAQGRWLLPVWPGDTLRSESEVIGLKENSNGKTGVLYVRTTGLNQHDQPVMEYVRWVMVRKRDTSAPAPETVVPPLTDAIKATDLVIPEGLDFTSYNFALSGEAHRMADYDIGEKIDHIDGVTIEEAEHMMATRLWQNTAKVHFDTSARPDGTRLIYGGHVISMARALSFNGLANAQMVVGLNGGAHANPCLAGDTIRAWSEVLDKAETSAPGVGAIRLRLVATKGGEAFALRSEDGKYLPTVLLDLDYWALMPL
- a CDS encoding DUF1737 domain-containing protein, with translation MKLYRFLSEEDTSAFCHKVTDALNRGWELYGSPTQTWDHAAGIMRCGQSVVKEVEGTYTPETKLGAY
- a CDS encoding NnrU family protein; this encodes MTLLILGLILWIAAHYFKRLMPAQRAAIGNAGKGAIAIAIVASLALMIIGYRSAEIIDIWYPPAFLTGINNLAMIFALWVYGSSAAKEAKAWPASKTRHPQLLAVKIWAAAHLLVNGDLASIILFGGMLAWAVGSVILINRAEPAWTAPAPAGRATYIRLAVISLVMLVVISSIHILLGVNPFS
- a CDS encoding HpcH/HpaI aldolase/citrate lyase family protein → MPAITRPLRSVLYIPGSKPRALDKARGLSADAIIFDLEDAVIPEEKVSARETLGEALKTGGYGTRMKIIRINGLDTKWGADDAKAAAAMGADAILLPKVNSPADLEALAEIVGDIPLWAMMETPAGMLNAPAIAAHRLLECMVMGTNDLAKELQCRARADRLPMLTGLGLCVLAGKAHGIALIDGVYNAFKDDEGLKLECEQGRDMGFDGKTLIHPAQLEVANAAFSPSESEVDLARRQIEAFEECEATGQGVAVVDGRIVENLHVATARETLAKLDAINALGTE
- a CDS encoding sulfite exporter TauE/SafE family protein — encoded protein: MLILDLWFFAIAGPAVLFAGISKGGFGSGAAFAASSVLAIVVDPGLALGVMLPLLMLIDVASLRPYWGRWHRREAVLVISGALPGVVLGAALYRIASPDFLRLLIGVVSVGFVMWQISVKRGWLRMGQRHMSDGAGLVAGITVGFTSFVSHAGGPPAAVFLLSRGLDKTGYQATSVLIFWAVNIAKFIPYAFLGMFTLETVQANLVLAPFALLGAWLGVRAHRIVPERAFFALTYVLLLLTGTKLIWDGLT
- a CDS encoding PRC-barrel domain-containing protein, with translation MNSFFTSAALMVALAGPAFAQSQETEVGSVKMSEASLLVGEMIGEAVYNFRGRPNTEERMPLSGLERFERVATIKDVMINADGTVEALVLSVGGFWGLADHEVTAAIDGVSVVTDVRGDKYFVIYAYDETLRSAPRFNKFDIE
- a CDS encoding PRC-barrel domain-containing protein gives rise to the protein MKKFLTSTAVILAMTAPAFAESHSAATTDTDAAVSTDTNAATADTNVATTSDTNVVTTDMNMEIGSVMAQPTDLFASNLIGMRIYSVEADMDYNAEVADGAETEWDDLGEINDIIVTADGRVSAVILGIGGFLGIGERDVSVPMGAINFVQEEGDSDDYFLVVKSSKEQLEAAPAFERDAM